GAAATTCGTCGACGCCCTTGTCTCGAATGAATTCCAAATTCTCAATCAGGCTAATCTTGTATTTTTCTTGGTAATTCCTGTCCATTTTCTTGAGATTATCACATGGATAATCTTCACATTCGAAACAGAAATCTATAGCCATCTCAGAAAGCAAATCGCAGTCTTGCTTCAGAAAGGCACAATTCTTGTCTTTAGGCCTACATCCATTACATGTGTGGACTCTCGGTTTTCCCGACATAGTGTAGCCGAAATATGAAATACACTGGTTACAGTTTATCCCACACGGCGCGACTAGAGAAGTCTCCATAGGTATCTAAGATACTTCTATTTCTTAAGTGATTGGGGCGCTTTGCTGGTTATTCTTCCATTTAGCCGGGCGAATATGTAGGCTGCAAATAAACATCGAATTTCACACCTCCAAGTTCAGAATCTTTGACTTCGATTCGTCCGTCATAAGTTTCGGTTATTCGCTTTGTGAGGTATAACCCCAGTCCAAATCCAGCTTTTGTACCCTTTTTGTAGCCTTTTTCAAAGATTTTAGGTTTCACATCATCAGGTATGCCAATTCCATCATCTTCCACTGAAATCCGTATTTCCTCATTTTCGTTCTTGCCAGATACCCTGATGAGATTTCCCTCTGAATGCTGAATTGCATTCATTATGAGGTTCTCAAATACCTGAACCCATAATTCCCCACCTTTGACAGAGACCTCTTCTTCAGGGAGTTTCACTTCTATCTGCATATTGGTTTTTCCTTTGCGCGAGTCTATTCGGTCTTGTATCGAATCCGTAAGTGAAGTCAAGGCAATAGATTTGTTTTTGTCCCGGGCCTCCTGGGCTTTCTCGAGTGTGCTCACCTTGCCAATCAGATCCGTCCCATCTTCCAAAGCGCTCCTCGCCTTTCGAGTGTATTCATGTCCTTTTTCAGGCAGATTGAGAGTCTCCAGAAGTTCGAGGTACTGGTGAACAACCATCAAAACATTCGATAAATCATGCCTGAGCAACGAATAGAGGAACTCTTGCCGCTCTTCCAATGCAATACGTTCGCTTACGTCTCGAATAAGACCAATGAAACCTTCTATATTGCCTTCGCTGTCTCTCAAATAGAATACGTTGGTTTCTCCTGTGAAAGTCTCGCCCCTTTTCGTTTTGTACTCGATTTCAAAGAAGAAACTCGAATCACCCGTGTGTTTCTTTATTTTCTCTCCCAACGAGCGATAGTCTTCGTCAGTGGCATAAACATACTTGGTCTTCTTTCCTGCAATTTCCTCTATCTGATATCCAAAAAGCTCGGTGAAAGCAGGGTTGCAGTCTACTATGCGCCTTTCCGTGTCAGCCACCAATATCGCATCTCTAATACTTCGAAAAAGAGCACGATACCGTTCCGGGCTGCCCTCTAGCCTCTTCCCTGCCACTTGGTGCCTTTCTTCAGGGCTTGTAATGGTGCTTTTTTCGCTATCTTCATCCAACTGCTAATACCCCGGATTATTGTTTTTGTCCTATGCTTATATGCTTTTTAACCGTAAGTGCAATCGTTCTTGGGCAGGTGCCATAATCGAACTCGGTAGATGTCCAATATAATGCTGGATTATCTCCCTGCATTCAGCTTGTCTCTAAAATATAGAGTCTGACTTCGCTAATACTTACGAAGAGTTAATCTTCAATTAACGAATCCGCGACTTTATTTGACGCCTTTGGTGTTGTTATTCCATGAAGGAATACGATCTTCTCGTTCTTGGTGGCGGTTCAGCTAACAAGGTGTCATACTGGGCCTACAAAGAAGGGTTGAAAGTCGCATTGGTTGAACACGGGCCGCTGGGGGGAACTTGCTTGAACAGAGGTTGTGTGCCAAGCAAGATGATGATTTATCCCGCTGATGTCAGGCATGAGGCTCGATTCTCAGCTGACCTGAACCTTGATCTTAAGCTAGGTTCTGCAGATTTTTCAGGCTTGATGGAGCGAGTGCGGGCTAGAAGACGTCGCGCTACCGAATACAAAGAGAAGACTATCGAAAAGGCTGATTCATATCATTGGTACAAGCAGACAGGCGTCTTTGTGGATGACTACGTTCTAGAGGTGGATAATGAGGAGCTAACTGCTGACCGTATCGTAATTGCTACAGGAACACGACCCTTGATACCTCCCATTAGCGGAATCGAGGAGGTTGATTACTTAACTACGAGGTCAATTTTCGAGCTGACCCAACAACCACAACAAATGACTATCATCGGTGGTGGATATGTAGCTGCGGAATTTAGCCATTTCTTCAGTGCCATGGGGACTGAGGTTACAATTGTAGGACGGAATCCGTTCCTGGTCAAACATGAAGATGAAGACGTCTCTGAGCTGTTACGAGAAGAGCTCTCAAGAAGAATGACTGTACTGACAAATCACGAAGCCATCGAAGTGCAACAAAATGAGAACAGCAAAACTGTAATTGCTAGGAACCGAGAATCCGGAGAAGAGGCGGAAATCCCCTCTGATACCTTGCTGGTGGCAACCGGGAGACAGCCCAACTCAGACAATTGTAGACCGGAGAGAACAGGTGTTGAACTCGACGAAAGCGGTTTCATTACAACAGACGAATACCTTCGGACTTCAAAAAAAGGGATTTGGGCACTAGGTGATGCGACAGGTGTTCCCATGTTCAAACACGTAGCAGATAGAGAAACTGAGATCGTTTGGCATAATATTCAGGCTTCAATTTCAGGTAAAGAACCCCTTCGGTCTATGGATTATGAAGCCATACCGCATGCTGTCTTCTCTTATCCACAAATAGCAACTGTGGGCAAAACACTAGCTGAAGCCAAGGCGGGCAAATCGGACCTTTTGGTGGGAAAAGCCGAGTATACTGATGTGGCAAAGGGTGATGCGATGGGCAAACCTAGAGGCTTCTGTAGAATCATCGCCAATGCGGAATCGAATGCTATCCTTGGTGCCTCGATAATTGGACCATACGCACCACTTCTGATTCAACCTGTTACCCAGGCTATGTATTCTTCAGACCGGCACTATAATCGTCTTCTCAATCCGATTTATATTCACCCAGCACTTCCGGAAGTGGTGAGGAATGCAGCTAGAAACCTTGAGCCTTTCCAAGCTAACAATATTTCCAGCTGAGATTCTCGAAAGACTCAATTAGTGATACGTAACAACATCTTGGTATGAATGTCTTGGTTCTTAATAGCAGCCCTCACAAAAATGAACAGGGAACAGGCAACATTCTCAAACCATTCGTTGAAGGAATGAAAAAAGCTGGTGCCGATGTTGAAATCGTTTTTGTAAATGACTTGAATGTCAAGCCATGTCTAGGCTGTTTTTCATGCTGGGGTTCCGAATCCGGCGAATGTGTACATGATGACGATATGACGGAATTGCTTCCCAAGATGAAGAATGCAGATATCCAGGTTCTTGCGACACCTGTCTACGTTGATGGGATGACTGGTCCTTTGAAAACTGTCTTGGACAGAAGCATTCCTCTAGTCAGTGGCAAATGGGAACTCCGGGATGGTCACTGCAGACATCCGCTGCGCGATGGAAAGGATGGAGGCAAGCTCGTGTTGCTTTCGGTATGTGGTTTCACCGAGCTTGACAACTTTGATCCTCTCGTAGCTCATGTCAAAGCGCTCTGCAAAAACATGAACTGCGAATACGTCGGGGCTGTACTACGACCCTACTCATGGGCTCTTCCTCTCATTGCGAAAGCTGGTGTTGATGTTAGTTCCGTATACGAAGCAGCCGAAGAAGCGGGTCGCCAAGTAATCGCGACGGGTAGCATGAGTGATGACACTCTTGACAAGATAGCTGCTCCGTTTGTTCCGAAGGAAATTTTGATAGAACGGACGAATGAGCACTTCAGTTGAGAATTGACAGCCCTAGAATCTTATTGCGGTACCTACGGAAAGATTCTGTTCTAACCGAAGCTAGGTATTTATCGTGATTCTTCCAGAGCCTTCATCAGTTATTGAACCAATTATTGTAGCCTGTTCAATTCCTTTCTTATTGAGCTGAGCCATCAATTCATCAACTAGACTCTCGGGAATACTGATCAGTAAGCCTCCGGAGGTTTGAGCATCAGCCAGTAAATACAAGTCTATCTGACTAACGCCATCAGTAACATCAAGATGCGGTTTGACATGGCCAAGATTGTTTTTCGTTCCCCCAGGTATCACATCGGCTCCGGCCAGTTGTCTTGCAACTTCAATAATGGGTACAGCACTTGCAGAGATAGACACATCAACTTTGCTTCCCGCCGCCATTTCCCTCAAATGACCGAGGAGTCCAAACCCAGTGATATCAGTACATGCGTTAACTCCTACTTCTGTCATGGCTTCTGCCGCTTTTCGATTAAGAGATGCCATTAAATTCCTCGCTATCTTTCGTGTTTTATCGTCAGCAAGACCTCGTTTCACAGCGGTTGATATGATGCCCAAGCCAATCGGTTTGGTAAGAACCAGTACGTCTCCAGGTTTTGCAGTGCTATTCCGTACTACTTCGTCTGGATGAACTATTCCTGTAACTGCGAGACCATACTTCGGTTCGGTATCTTCTACAGTATGACCTCCGATTACACTGATTCCTGCCTCCGCAGCCTTCTCCTGTGCCCCCTTGAGAATTTCTTCTAGAACTGATAACGGTAATCGATTTGACGGAAATCCTGCGATATTCACACCAAGAATAGGCCGCGCTCCCATTGCGTATATGTCGCTCAACGAATTAGCAGCAGAAATAGCCCCAAACCAATATGCCTCGTCTACGATTGGTGTGAAGAAGTCAACCGTCTGGACGATTGCCATGTCATCATTCAGACGATACACGGCAGCGTCGTCTGCTGTTTCAATTCCCACCAGGAT
This genomic stretch from Candidatus Thorarchaeota archaeon harbors:
- a CDS encoding DUF3795 domain-containing protein, with the translated sequence METSLVAPCGINCNQCISYFGYTMSGKPRVHTCNGCRPKDKNCAFLKQDCDLLSEMAIDFCFECEDYPCDNLKKMDRNYQEKYKISLIENLEFIRDKGVDEFLENQIAKYACSECGSPLCIHDGRCYTCLTPNKVQ
- a CDS encoding PAS domain S-box protein, which encodes MDEDSEKSTITSPEERHQVAGKRLEGSPERYRALFRSIRDAILVADTERRIVDCNPAFTELFGYQIEEIAGKKTKYVYATDEDYRSLGEKIKKHTGDSSFFFEIEYKTKRGETFTGETNVFYLRDSEGNIEGFIGLIRDVSERIALEERQEFLYSLLRHDLSNVLMVVHQYLELLETLNLPEKGHEYTRKARSALEDGTDLIGKVSTLEKAQEARDKNKSIALTSLTDSIQDRIDSRKGKTNMQIEVKLPEEEVSVKGGELWVQVFENLIMNAIQHSEGNLIRVSGKNENEEIRISVEDDGIGIPDDVKPKIFEKGYKKGTKAGFGLGLYLTKRITETYDGRIEVKDSELGGVKFDVYLQPTYSPG
- a CDS encoding dihydrolipoyl dehydrogenase encodes the protein MKEYDLLVLGGGSANKVSYWAYKEGLKVALVEHGPLGGTCLNRGCVPSKMMIYPADVRHEARFSADLNLDLKLGSADFSGLMERVRARRRRATEYKEKTIEKADSYHWYKQTGVFVDDYVLEVDNEELTADRIVIATGTRPLIPPISGIEEVDYLTTRSIFELTQQPQQMTIIGGGYVAAEFSHFFSAMGTEVTIVGRNPFLVKHEDEDVSELLREELSRRMTVLTNHEAIEVQQNENSKTVIARNRESGEEAEIPSDTLLVATGRQPNSDNCRPERTGVELDESGFITTDEYLRTSKKGIWALGDATGVPMFKHVADRETEIVWHNIQASISGKEPLRSMDYEAIPHAVFSYPQIATVGKTLAEAKAGKSDLLVGKAEYTDVAKGDAMGKPRGFCRIIANAESNAILGASIIGPYAPLLIQPVTQAMYSSDRHYNRLLNPIYIHPALPEVVRNAARNLEPFQANNISS
- a CDS encoding flavodoxin family protein, which produces MVLNSSPHKNEQGTGNILKPFVEGMKKAGADVEIVFVNDLNVKPCLGCFSCWGSESGECVHDDDMTELLPKMKNADIQVLATPVYVDGMTGPLKTVLDRSIPLVSGKWELRDGHCRHPLRDGKDGGKLVLLSVCGFTELDNFDPLVAHVKALCKNMNCEYVGAVLRPYSWALPLIAKAGVDVSSVYEAAEEAGRQVIATGSMSDDTLDKIAAPFVPKEILIERTNEHFS
- the selD gene encoding selenide, water dikinase SelD; the protein is MGTVRFSVGRGTTSKKIEKAIDTVSSTVKRLQPAAGDVHIPESEEKETYKLTRYTHGMGCACKLRPQALEQVLRTLPVPTDKNILVGIETADDAAVYRLNDDMAIVQTVDFFTPIVDEAYWFGAISAANSLSDIYAMGARPILGVNIAGFPSNRLPLSVLEEILKGAQEKAAEAGISVIGGHTVEDTEPKYGLAVTGIVHPDEVVRNSTAKPGDVLVLTKPIGLGIISTAVKRGLADDKTRKIARNLMASLNRKAAEAMTEVGVNACTDITGFGLLGHLREMAAGSKVDVSISASAVPIIEVARQLAGADVIPGGTKNNLGHVKPHLDVTDGVSQIDLYLLADAQTSGGLLISIPESLVDELMAQLNKKGIEQATIIGSITDEGSGRITINT